One Phoenix dactylifera cultivar Barhee BC4 chromosome 8, palm_55x_up_171113_PBpolish2nd_filt_p, whole genome shotgun sequence genomic window carries:
- the LOC120111757 gene encoding uncharacterized protein LOC120111757, whose protein sequence is MVRIRTAISSVLSQTAEPVQSHSSPFMNIVRDVEPPLPSGYPLQAFDVNGPNTVRALNLQSENNLSTSNCSSSNAQPVLEPKLSWNSVSGSRLHMETFTSSTSAHPTPPLPPLPPPFSTPITHCPTTISGSQASLYNQGSVAAHLTPPLTPINDTSLGIFSTPGTSIASYSLPAFTRTLLMSRPASVPGTLFSPPTLQHGQNSSILSQPVKNCRTSAKPLFAFHEHCPGCTTTTSFRISTTSI, encoded by the exons ATGGTTCGGATCCGGACAGCTATCTCTTCTGTGCTGTCTCAAACTGCTGAACCAGTGCAAAGCCACTCTTCGCCTTTCATGAACATTGTCCGGGATGTAGAACCACCACTTCCTTCAGGATATCCACTACAAGCATTTGATGTCAATGGCCCTAATACAGTTAGAGCTCTCAAT CTTCAGTCAGAGAATAATTTATCCACCAGCAACTGTTCTTCTTCAAATGCCCAGCCTGTTCTGGAGCCAAAGCTCTCATGGAATTCGGTTTCAGGCAGTAGGTTACATATGGAGACCTTTACTTCCAGTACCTCTGCACATCCAACACCTCCGCTTCCCCCTCTGCCACCACCATTTTCCACTCCAATTACCCATTGCCCTACAACTATTTCTGGATCACAGGCTTCACTGTATAATCAGGGAAGTGTTGCAGCCCATCTCACTCCACCTTTGACTCCTATAAATGACACAAGTTTAGGAATTTTTTCTACACCAGGAACAAGCATAGCTTCTTATTCACTACCGGCATTTACACGAACTTTGCTGATGAGTAGGCCGGCTTCTGTACCTGGAACATTGTTTAGCCCACCTACCCTGCAACACGGACAGAACTCATCGATTCTTTCACAGCCTGTCAAAAACTGCCGAACCAGTGCAAAGCCACTCTTCGCCTTTCATGAACATTGTCCGGGATGTACAACCACCACTTCCTTCAGGATATCCACTACAAGCATTTGA
- the LOC113462801 gene encoding protein virilizer homolog codes for MIDRLFCQVLPVGRELLASLATFKKLTSCSQGRSALASLFSQMRSFTLEQTERDERYGDSTTSNEYEWRSPPPFLNCFKKLLRSLELKDCTLTIVVEIAHALSLSALSLSRDSDALEGILISKCLFGLLNDVDGAAISSDKNSNDVLNLIQKLEQRISEDENLTTTIGKTGLHQVKESLDSLLFLLQSPTGSSSMSEGIVLSEDNEDALSLSNVWKLKEDEKAGNQYLLEGIAEKFVRECPDSSLDRRLVPALSARRKLATVEGSGRRTRDDTGSEAIGSNVLSRGLGVTNVAWDIYEWKASINSCG; via the exons ATGATAGATAGATTGTTTTGTCAGGTTCTGCCAGTTGGAAGGGAATTGTTAGCATCTCTTGCGACTTTCAAGAAATTAACTTCCTGCAGTCAGGGTAGAAGTGCTCTTGCTTCCCTCTTTTCACAAATGCGATCTTTTACCCTTGAGCAAACAGAACGAGATGAGAGATATGGTGATAGTACCACTTCAAATGAGTACGAATGGAGGTCGCCTCCCCCCTTCTTAAATTGCTTCAAGAAGCTTTTGAGATCCCTGGAGTTGAAGGACTGTACTCTGACAATTGTAGTTGAAATAGCTCATGCATTGTCTTTGagtgctctctctctttccaggGATAGTGATGC TTTGGAGGGAATCTTGATATCGAAGTGCCTTTTTGGGCTGCTGAATGATGTGGATGGTGCCGCAATTTCTTCTGATAAAAACTCAAATGATGTGCTTAATTTGATACAAAAATTAGAGCAGAGGATTAGCGAGGATGAGAATTTAACTACTACAATCGGGAAGACCGGTTTGCATCAG GTTAAGGAGTCTTTAGATTCCTTGTTGTTTCTGCTGCAGAGCCCTACTGGTTCATCATCCATGTCAGAAGGCATTGTTCTAAGTGAAG ACAATGAAGATGCATTATCCCTTTCAAATGTTTGGAAGTTGAAAGAAGATGAAAAAGCTGGCAATCAATACTTGCTCGAAGGAATTGCTGAAAAGTTTGTGCGGGAGTGTCCTGATTCTTCTCTTGACAGACGATTGGTGCCAGCTTTATCTGCAAGGAGGAAGCTGGCAACAGTAGAGGGCTCTGGTAGACGCACACGGGACGATACCGGGTCTGAAGCTATTGGATCAAATGTGCTTTCTCGAGGGTTGGGTGTAACCAATGTTGCGTGGGACATCTACGAGTGGAAGGCCTCCATCAATTCATGTGGATGA